The following coding sequences lie in one Streptococcus suis genomic window:
- a CDS encoding Fic family protein — translation MYKRLEIVSYSDFDNYEAEYQKRFDSLATIKTGLTINPFSKREQRRLADKHQLFYVLLPNHVMDIEKIYKNSQLLSNFDLSSVQMQKLFYLQIIDEIQSTNDMEGVKSTRKEIKEAYNSLDKNKRFSGIVSMYHSILKNEFEKIDSLSKFRNIYDQLFLDEMSEDEKPDGELFRKKVIYVGDGNSYVHQGNSSEFSINEDLTKLIIFMNNPEIPLIIKSIITHYFFEYVHPFYDGNGRMGRFLMSSYLSRKLDFLTGLSLSESVLQNKSKYEEGFSITSHPKNRGDLTPFVGTMLEIILNAQENMKTKLGKLKSQLDRVWILIDGLDLTGPQKELLFILSQDKLFDVLHTGVSNKELTEAFGGKYKRTRIDSTLKTLEGMGLVTKVKSSPVIYEVSSNLIKDI, via the coding sequence ATGTACAAAAGACTAGAAATTGTGAGTTATTCTGATTTTGATAATTATGAAGCGGAATATCAAAAACGCTTTGATAGTCTAGCTACCATAAAAACAGGATTGACAATCAATCCTTTTTCAAAGAGGGAACAAAGAAGGTTGGCAGATAAACACCAATTGTTCTATGTATTGCTTCCGAACCATGTCATGGATATTGAAAAGATTTATAAAAATAGCCAACTTCTTTCTAATTTTGATTTATCAAGCGTTCAGATGCAAAAGCTATTCTATTTGCAAATCATTGATGAAATCCAAAGTACCAATGATATGGAAGGAGTCAAATCTACTCGTAAAGAAATAAAGGAGGCATACAACTCTCTAGATAAAAATAAAAGGTTTTCTGGAATCGTTTCGATGTACCATTCTATTTTGAAAAATGAATTTGAGAAAATAGATTCTTTGTCTAAATTTAGAAATATTTATGATCAATTATTTTTAGATGAGATGTCAGAAGATGAAAAGCCTGATGGAGAGCTTTTTAGAAAAAAAGTGATTTATGTCGGAGATGGAAATTCCTATGTTCACCAAGGAAATTCCTCGGAGTTTTCGATTAATGAAGATTTAACGAAGTTAATCATTTTTATGAACAATCCGGAGATTCCTCTTATTATCAAATCAATTATTACGCACTATTTTTTTGAGTATGTACATCCCTTCTATGATGGAAATGGTAGAATGGGGCGTTTCCTAATGTCATCCTATCTGTCTAGAAAATTAGATTTTTTAACAGGGTTGTCTCTGTCGGAGTCTGTTTTGCAAAATAAGAGTAAGTATGAGGAGGGTTTCTCAATTACTTCTCACCCTAAAAATAGAGGTGATTTGACCCCGTTTGTAGGGACCATGCTAGAAATCATTTTAAATGCACAAGAGAACATGAAGACTAAGTTGGGCAAGTTGAAGTCACAATTAGATAGAGTGTGGATCTTGATAGATGGTCTAGACCTGACGGGACCTCAAAAAGAATTGTTGTTTATACTTTCCCAAGATAAGCTTTTTGATGTTTTGCATACTGGCGTCAGCAACAAGGAATTAACGGAAGCATTCGGCGGAAAATACAAAAGGACGAGAATTGATTCTACTCTGAAAACACTGGAAGGAATGGGCTTAGTGACAAAAGTGAAATCATCCCCAGTCATTTATGAAGTTAGTTCTAATTTGATAAAAGATATTTAA
- a CDS encoding noncanonical pyrimidine nucleotidase, YjjG family encodes MQYKHLLFDLDHTLLDFSRGEEVALTQFLTAMEVEDIQAFKEVYRPLNQGMWKDLEKGNITKKELINTRFSRTFAHFGRQVDGREMALRYQEFIGRQGQIFTGADKLLQELTHRGYQIYAATNGVTYIQENRLLHSPIQSYFKEVFISEQMGTQKPAVDFYEKIAEQIAGFQFDQALMIGDSLTADIQGGNNAGMDTVWYNPTHMINNSKAVPTYTIHSYQELLDLL; translated from the coding sequence TTGCAATACAAACACTTACTCTTTGATCTTGACCATACTCTTCTTGATTTTAGCCGTGGAGAAGAAGTAGCCTTAACCCAGTTTTTAACAGCTATGGAGGTTGAAGATATTCAAGCTTTTAAAGAAGTTTATCGACCGCTCAACCAGGGCATGTGGAAGGATTTGGAAAAAGGGAACATTACAAAGAAAGAGCTAATAAACACTCGCTTTTCACGGACCTTTGCCCACTTTGGTCGGCAAGTTGATGGAAGGGAGATGGCCTTGCGCTACCAAGAATTTATTGGGCGGCAGGGACAAATTTTTACAGGTGCAGATAAGCTTTTGCAGGAATTGACACACCGAGGCTACCAGATTTATGCAGCGACCAACGGCGTGACCTATATACAGGAAAATCGCTTGCTTCACTCACCGATTCAATCGTATTTTAAAGAAGTATTTATTTCTGAGCAGATGGGGACGCAAAAGCCTGCGGTTGATTTTTATGAAAAAATAGCAGAGCAGATTGCAGGTTTTCAGTTTGACCAAGCCTTAATGATTGGAGACAGTTTGACAGCAGATATTCAAGGTGGCAATAATGCGGGTATGGATACTGTTTGGTACAATCCGACTCATATGATAAACAATAGTAAGGCAGTTCCAACCTATACCATTCATAGCTATCAAGAATTATTAGATTTGTTATAA
- a CDS encoding NADH oxidase: MAKIVVVGANHAGTAAIKTMLTNYGQENEIVVFDQNSNISFLGCGMALWIGEQIGGPEGLFYSNKEELESLGATVYMESPVTNIDYDAKTVTALVNGQEHVESFEKLLFATGSQPILPPIKGAEIKEGSLEFEATLENLQFVKLYQNSADVIEKLKNKDINRVAVVGAGYIGVELAEAFQRKGKEVILIDVVDTCLAGYYDRDLSDLMAKNLEEHGIQLAFGETVQEVAGDGKVEKIITDKNEYDVDMVILAVGFRPNTAFAGEGIERFRNGAFLVNKRQETSIPGVYAIGDCATIYDNATGDTSYIALASNAVRTGIVAAHNICGTDLEGIGVQGSNGISIYGLNLVSTGLTLEKATRLGLNAAVTEVTDNQKPEFMEHGNFPVTIKIVYDKDSRRILGAQMAAREDISMGIHLFSLAIQEGVTIEKLALTDLFFLPHFNKPYNYITVAALGAE; encoded by the coding sequence ATGGCTAAAATCGTTGTTGTCGGTGCTAACCATGCTGGTACTGCCGCAATCAAAACTATGTTGACAAATTATGGTCAAGAAAACGAAATCGTTGTATTTGACCAAAACTCAAATATTTCATTCTTGGGTTGTGGTATGGCTTTGTGGATTGGTGAGCAAATTGGCGGTCCTGAAGGACTTTTCTACTCAAACAAAGAAGAGTTGGAGAGCTTGGGCGCGACAGTATACATGGAGTCACCTGTTACAAATATTGACTACGATGCAAAAACAGTTACTGCACTTGTAAATGGTCAAGAACATGTTGAATCATTTGAAAAACTTCTTTTCGCAACTGGTTCACAACCTATTTTGCCACCAATCAAAGGAGCTGAAATCAAAGAAGGTTCTCTTGAATTTGAAGCAACTCTTGAAAACTTGCAATTCGTAAAATTGTACCAAAACTCAGCTGATGTTATTGAAAAATTGAAAAACAAAGACATCAACCGCGTCGCAGTTGTTGGTGCTGGTTATATCGGTGTTGAGCTTGCAGAAGCATTCCAACGTAAAGGTAAAGAAGTTATCCTTATCGACGTTGTAGATACATGTTTGGCTGGTTATTATGACCGTGATTTGTCAGATCTTATGGCTAAAAACCTGGAAGAGCATGGTATTCAACTTGCCTTTGGCGAAACTGTTCAAGAAGTTGCTGGTGATGGCAAAGTTGAGAAAATCATCACTGACAAGAACGAATACGATGTTGACATGGTTATCTTGGCTGTTGGTTTCCGTCCAAACACTGCATTTGCAGGTGAAGGAATCGAGCGTTTCCGTAACGGTGCCTTCCTTGTAAACAAACGTCAAGAAACTTCAATCCCAGGTGTTTACGCTATCGGTGACTGTGCAACTATTTATGACAACGCTACTGGCGACACAAGCTACATCGCTTTGGCTTCAAATGCAGTACGTACTGGTATCGTAGCAGCACACAACATCTGTGGTACTGACCTTGAAGGTATCGGTGTACAAGGTTCTAACGGTATCTCTATCTACGGACTTAACCTTGTATCAACAGGTTTGACACTTGAAAAAGCTACTCGTCTTGGTTTGAACGCTGCTGTTACTGAAGTAACAGACAACCAAAAACCAGAATTCATGGAGCATGGTAACTTCCCTGTTACTATCAAGATTGTTTACGATAAAGATTCACGTCGTATCCTTGGTGCGCAAATGGCTGCTCGTGAAGATATCTCTATGGGTATCCACCTCTTCTCATTGGCAATCCAAGAAGGTGTAACAATCGAAAAATTGGCATTGACAGACTTGTTCTTCTTGCCACACTTCAACAAACCATACAACTACATCACAGTAGCTGCATTGGGTGCTGAATAA
- a CDS encoding CPBP family intramembrane metalloprotease — protein sequence MKSLLRRIRPTKPLKELTWIDLFIITTILCGNAIYTSTMQWIASFSATETVETGVLSFSPADNWWALANQGKLFLFALVYLLIRNYDFKQLKVKLEWTVLLWGPLIFIGAGLISDLAFTAFSYIPGLSGGYNYLGYLPYYDWNIMTVLNRFLAVDYSTVIYSLFNGFYEEFFFLGLLLSTDKKKRSLVLLFSTIVRISFHTYQGMVSALVIGVAFGLFYYYMYTRKNDNLLPYFLGHALADMVGTSFFSLFIAG from the coding sequence GTGAAAAGCTTACTGAGACGTATTCGTCCAACCAAGCCCCTAAAAGAACTCACTTGGATAGATTTGTTTATTATCACAACGATTTTATGTGGTAATGCTATTTATACCTCAACCATGCAATGGATAGCATCATTTTCCGCAACAGAAACCGTTGAAACAGGAGTTCTATCGTTTAGTCCAGCCGATAATTGGTGGGCTCTAGCCAATCAAGGGAAATTATTCCTGTTTGCCCTGGTGTATTTATTGATTCGGAATTATGATTTCAAGCAGCTAAAAGTAAAATTAGAATGGACCGTTCTACTCTGGGGACCACTGATTTTCATCGGTGCGGGCCTGATTAGCGATTTGGCATTTACAGCTTTTTCTTATATTCCTGGTCTATCTGGTGGATATAATTACCTTGGATACTTGCCTTATTATGACTGGAATATCATGACAGTGCTCAACCGTTTTCTAGCCGTTGACTACAGCACAGTTATCTATTCCTTGTTTAATGGTTTCTATGAAGAGTTCTTTTTCTTAGGCTTATTGTTGAGTACAGATAAGAAAAAGCGTTCGCTGGTCTTACTCTTTTCAACAATTGTCCGTATATCTTTCCATACCTATCAAGGAATGGTATCTGCTCTTGTTATTGGTGTAGCCTTCGGCCTTTTCTATTACTACATGTACACAAGGAAAAATGATAATTTATTACCATATTTCTTAGGGCATGCTCTTGCGGATATGGTTGGTACAAGTTTCTTCTCATTGTTTATTGCAGGGTAA
- the pcrA gene encoding DNA helicase PcrA yields the protein MNPLLNGMNDRQAEAVQTTEGPLLIMAGAGSGKTRVLTHRIAYLIDEKMVNPWNILAITFTNKAAREMKERAYALNPATQDCLIATFHSMCVRILRRDADHIGYNRNFTIVDPGEQRTLMKRILKNLNLDPKKWSERSILGTISNAKNDLIDDKAFEAQAGDLYTQIVAKCYTAYQKELRQSEAVDFDDLIMLTLRLFDQNPEVLTYYQQKFQYIHVDEYQDTNHAQYQLVKLLASRFKNICVVGDADQSIYGWRGADMQNILDFEKDYPESKVVLLEENYRSTKTVLQAANEVIENNRNRRPKKLWTQNAQGDLITYYRARDENDEAIYVAGQIDQLHREGKAYKDFAVLYRTNAQSRTIEEALLKSNIPYTMVGGTKFYSRKEIRDVISYLNIIANPSDNISYERIVNEPKRGVGPGTVDKLRDFATSHSMSLLEASQDIMLSPIKGKAAQAVFDLANLLYNLRNQLDNLTVTQVVEAVLHQTGYIDALAAQNTLEANARIENIQEFLSVTKNFDEKDTEEEETGLDRLTRFLLDLALIADTDDGDTESSEVTLMTLHAAKGLEFPVVFLIGMEENVFPLSRAAEEEDELEEERRLAYVGITRAEQILYLTNANSRLLFGRTNYNQPSRFIREISSDLLDYQGLARPANISFKASYINGRATQFGQGMSLQQAMQSRKASVQPSAKLGGSMPFASSNKSSGSGTNWSVGDIAVHKKWGRGTVLEVSGSGSNQELKINFPEMGLKKVLASLAPISKEE from the coding sequence ATGAACCCATTATTAAACGGAATGAATGACAGACAGGCAGAAGCGGTACAGACGACGGAAGGTCCGCTCTTGATTATGGCAGGTGCTGGTTCAGGTAAGACGCGAGTCTTAACCCACCGCATCGCTTATTTGATTGATGAAAAAATGGTCAATCCTTGGAATATCTTAGCCATTACCTTTACCAATAAAGCGGCGCGTGAGATGAAGGAGCGGGCCTACGCCCTCAATCCTGCCACTCAAGATTGTTTGATAGCTACCTTCCACTCCATGTGTGTGCGGATTTTGCGTCGGGATGCTGACCATATTGGTTATAATCGCAATTTTACCATCGTAGACCCTGGTGAGCAACGCACCCTTATGAAACGGATTTTGAAAAATCTTAATTTAGATCCGAAAAAGTGGAGTGAGCGTTCTATTCTAGGAACCATTTCCAATGCCAAAAATGACTTGATTGATGACAAGGCATTTGAAGCCCAGGCAGGCGACCTATACACGCAGATTGTTGCTAAATGCTACACGGCTTATCAAAAGGAACTAAGACAGTCAGAGGCCGTTGACTTTGATGATTTGATCATGTTGACGCTCCGCCTGTTTGACCAAAATCCAGAGGTCCTGACCTATTACCAGCAGAAATTCCAGTACATCCATGTCGATGAGTATCAGGATACCAACCATGCCCAGTACCAATTGGTCAAGCTCTTGGCATCACGCTTCAAGAATATCTGTGTGGTCGGGGATGCGGACCAGTCTATCTATGGCTGGCGTGGTGCGGATATGCAGAATATCCTGGACTTTGAAAAGGACTATCCAGAGAGCAAGGTGGTACTCTTGGAGGAAAACTATCGTTCGACCAAGACCGTCTTGCAGGCGGCTAATGAAGTCATCGAAAACAACCGCAATCGCCGTCCTAAGAAACTCTGGACACAGAACGCCCAAGGGGATTTGATTACCTACTATCGTGCCAGAGATGAGAATGATGAAGCTATCTATGTTGCAGGACAGATTGACCAGTTGCACCGAGAAGGCAAGGCTTATAAGGACTTTGCTGTACTCTATCGGACTAATGCCCAATCCCGTACCATTGAAGAAGCCCTGCTCAAATCTAATATCCCTTATACCATGGTTGGAGGCACCAAGTTCTACAGCCGTAAGGAAATCCGGGATGTGATTTCTTATTTGAATATCATTGCTAACCCATCGGATAATATTTCCTATGAACGCATTGTCAATGAGCCAAAACGTGGCGTTGGACCTGGTACGGTTGACAAACTCCGTGATTTTGCGACCAGCCACAGCATGTCCTTGCTAGAAGCTTCTCAGGATATTATGTTATCGCCGATTAAAGGTAAGGCAGCACAGGCAGTCTTTGACCTAGCCAATCTCCTCTATAATCTTCGCAATCAATTAGACAATTTGACGGTTACCCAAGTAGTCGAGGCAGTATTGCACCAAACAGGCTACATCGATGCCCTTGCAGCACAAAATACGCTGGAAGCAAATGCCCGCATTGAAAACATCCAGGAATTCCTGTCTGTTACCAAAAACTTTGACGAAAAGGATACTGAGGAAGAAGAGACAGGTCTGGATCGCTTGACACGCTTCCTGCTTGATTTGGCACTGATTGCTGATACAGATGATGGCGATACAGAATCTTCAGAAGTGACTCTTATGACCCTCCACGCAGCCAAAGGTCTGGAATTTCCAGTTGTCTTCCTGATTGGCATGGAAGAAAATGTCTTCCCACTTAGTCGTGCAGCAGAAGAAGAGGACGAATTGGAAGAAGAACGTCGACTTGCCTATGTGGGTATCACACGGGCAGAGCAGATCCTCTACCTGACCAATGCCAACTCCCGCCTGCTCTTTGGTCGCACCAATTACAACCAACCTAGCCGTTTCATTCGGGAGATTTCCAGCGACCTCCTCGACTACCAAGGTCTTGCCCGCCCTGCCAATATCAGCTTTAAGGCTTCCTATATCAATGGCAGAGCGACACAGTTTGGACAAGGCATGAGTTTGCAACAAGCCATGCAAAGTCGAAAAGCATCCGTACAACCATCTGCCAAGCTCGGAGGTAGCATGCCCTTCGCATCAAGTAACAAATCGTCTGGCTCAGGCACCAACTGGTCAGTTGGTGACATCGCAGTCCACAAGAAATGGGGACGTGGGACAGTCCTTGAAGTATCAGGTTCAGGCAGCAATCAAGAACTCAAAATCAATTTCCCAGAAATGGGACTCAAAAAAGTCTTGGCAAGCTTAGCACCGATAAGTAAGGAAGAGTAG